A region from the Cannabis sativa cultivar Pink pepper isolate KNU-18-1 chromosome 9, ASM2916894v1, whole genome shotgun sequence genome encodes:
- the LOC115721854 gene encoding small ribosomal subunit protein uS19x isoform X1 — MFQAEVEADVAVAGVPKKRTFKKFSFRGVDLDALLDMSTDELVKLFTARARRRFQRGLKRKPMALIKKLRKAKREAPAGEKPEPVRTHLRNMIIVPEMIGSIIGVYNGKTFNQVEIKPEMIGHYLAEFSISYKPVKHGRPGIGATHSSRFIPLK, encoded by the exons ATGTTTCAGGCCGAAGTTGAAGCTGATGTTGCTGTTGCAGGAGTTCCGAAGAAGAGAACGTTCAAGAAGTTCTCTTTCAGGGGAGTTGATTTGGATGCTCTCCTCGACATGTCTACCGATGAGCTTGTCAAGCTTTTCACTGCTCGTGCTCGCAGAAG GTTCCAGAGAGGTTTGAAGCGTAAGCCAATGGCTTTGATCAAGAAGCTCCGGAAGGCg AAAAGGGAAGCCCCAGCTGGTGAGAAGCCAGAACCAGTTAGAACTCACCTCCGTAACATGATTATTGTACCAGAGATGATTGGAAGCATCATTGGTGTGTACAATGGCAAGACCTTCAACCAGGTCGAGATCAAGCCTGAGATGATTGGACACTACCTTGCTGAGTTTTCTATCTCATACAAGCCTGTCAAGCACGGTAGACCAGGTATTGGTGCTACCCATTCATCTAGGTTCATTCCTCTCAAGTGA
- the LOC115721854 gene encoding small ribosomal subunit protein uS19x isoform X2 codes for MAEVEADVAVAGVPKKRTFKKFSFRGVDLDALLDMSTDELVKLFTARARRRFQRGLKRKPMALIKKLRKAKREAPAGEKPEPVRTHLRNMIIVPEMIGSIIGVYNGKTFNQVEIKPEMIGHYLAEFSISYKPVKHGRPGIGATHSSRFIPLK; via the exons ATG GCCGAAGTTGAAGCTGATGTTGCTGTTGCAGGAGTTCCGAAGAAGAGAACGTTCAAGAAGTTCTCTTTCAGGGGAGTTGATTTGGATGCTCTCCTCGACATGTCTACCGATGAGCTTGTCAAGCTTTTCACTGCTCGTGCTCGCAGAAG GTTCCAGAGAGGTTTGAAGCGTAAGCCAATGGCTTTGATCAAGAAGCTCCGGAAGGCg AAAAGGGAAGCCCCAGCTGGTGAGAAGCCAGAACCAGTTAGAACTCACCTCCGTAACATGATTATTGTACCAGAGATGATTGGAAGCATCATTGGTGTGTACAATGGCAAGACCTTCAACCAGGTCGAGATCAAGCCTGAGATGATTGGACACTACCTTGCTGAGTTTTCTATCTCATACAAGCCTGTCAAGCACGGTAGACCAGGTATTGGTGCTACCCATTCATCTAGGTTCATTCCTCTCAAGTGA